A genomic window from Candidatus Bathyarchaeota archaeon includes:
- a CDS encoding GYD domain-containing protein — protein sequence MAVYILLSKLTSEGRKTIREKPKRIQEVNREIKSWGAKVIKQYSLLGPYDFLNIVEAPNNEVITRISIELGARGTVEIVSLPAMEIEEFINLVNNRERQRL from the coding sequence TTGGCTGTTTACATTCTTTTATCAAAGCTTACGTCCGAGGGAAGAAAAACTATCCGAGAAAAACCTAAACGCATACAAGAAGTCAACCGAGAAATCAAATCATGGGGTGCTAAAGTCATTAAACAATATTCTTTGCTTGGCCCCTACGATTTTTTGAACATTGTAGAAGCACCAAACAACGAAGTAATTACCCGAATCTCTATAGAATTGGGGGCTCGGGGAACCGTAGAAATTGTTAGTTTACCGGCAATGGAAATCGAAGAATTCATAAACCTAGTAAATAACCGAGAACGCCAACGCCTCTAG